In Carassius carassius chromosome 7, fCarCar2.1, whole genome shotgun sequence, one genomic interval encodes:
- the LOC132143624 gene encoding uncharacterized protein LOC132143624 isoform X2 — protein sequence MTAIENCSEDSVTTAGTSRFTAEPLVDYSDSEDEVLCSKIMTSFEKRSVICDDSDDLFEKSSVNSKDDHTDIQDDIRRNHASFAMSEQHSACTTASKRAKNTRARGKIAEYSDGSSEDELSVSEEEYIPDTSESYTSDSSMSFIASPKGKGKKLQTLPVRTSSAVNRIKKFSIKSSGDLGSSQNHDIAKVPDTSSILDSATSVVIPAIIKKRGGLRMYSKKQQCFFCDGAFTKISRHLERKHRNEVEVAKALSHPKGSKERRMQLEYLRNKGNFAYNSTVINTGAGLMIPRKLPKKNLDGESFMHCIYCKGLFLKKTLWRHVKVCKFKPGDEKPKPGKTRVQVLCGFAQPPPPGVTHGVWKLLNSMNQDRVALETRNDWCILELGKHLYNKYGSRVKMHEHIRQKMRELGRLLICAREVSPLTSIKELIHPTNFMHTINAVKRAAGYNEETNVFEKASVAVKLGQSLNKIAMLIESHSTISGDEETGKIANSFQQLYQSRWPEYISSTARRTLEEAKWNSPQLLPFTEDVKLLHIYLDEQEKTYRKLLLTQPSSQHWAKLAKITLTQVMLFNRRREGEVSQMPLSAYISSNQSEAHPDISMALTDLENKLCQYFKRVEIRGKRGRKVPVLLTPSMQESISLLIENRSRCGIPNENPFLFARPSAMTFFRGSDCIREFAVACSAKNPQTLTSTKLRKQIGTLSEVLNLSNTELDQLADFLGHDIRVHRQFYRLPEGTLQLAKISKIFLALEKGRLADFKGRNLNEINIDPEEEVTVDSDLEESPSSLKECTTVSSPQHTVCENSTLPEDPVSKKKRGYVKKTAWNKHEIQAVEKHMMRFINNRKIPGKADCMRCKEAEPLALKNREWSTLKFYIKNRISALNRKDLPN from the exons atgacagccatagagaactgctctgaggattctgtaactactgcaggcacttcacgattcacagctgag CCTTTGGTTGATTATTCGGACAGCGAAGATGAGGTTTTGTGTTCTAAAATTATGACATCTTTTGAAAag agatCTGTGATTTGTGATGATTCGGATGATCTCTTTGAAAAGTCCAGTGTAAACAGTAAAGATGACCATACAGACATTCAAGATGACATCAGACGGAATCATGCATCATTTGCAATGAGTGAACAACATTCCGCTTGTACCACAGCATCCAAAAGAGCAAAAAACACCAGA GCTAGAGGGAAGATTGCTGAGTACTCAGATGGTTCGAGTGAAGATGAGTTATCTGTTAGTGAGGAGGAGTATATTCCTGACACATCAGAGAGTTACACATCAGATAGTAGCATGAGCTTTATTGCTTCACCAAAAGGTAAAGGAAAAAAGTTACAGACTTTGCCAGTCCGGACCAGTTCAGCTGTGAACAGAATCAAAAAGTTCAGCATTAAAAGCAGCGGTGACTTAGGGAGCTCCCAGAACCACGACATAGCCAAAGTTCCTGACACATCTTCCATTCTTGACAGCGCAACATCAGTAGTTATCCCAGCTATAATTAAAAAGAGAGGTGGATTGAGAATGTACAGCAAAAAACAACAGTGCTTTTTTTGTGACGGTGCTTTTACAAAAATTTCTAGACACCTGGAACGAAAGCATAGAAATGAGGTAGAGGTAGCGAAAGCATTAAGTCATCCAAAGGGCTCAAAAGAAAGGAGGATGCAACTGGAGTATCTACGTAACAAAGGGAACTTTGCTTACAATAGTACTGTTATTAATACAGGTGCAGGACTGATGATTCCGCGGAAACTGCCCAAAAAGAACCTGGATGGGGAAAGTTTTATGCACTGCATTTACTGCAAAGGACTCTTCTTAAAGAAAACTCTGTGGCGACATGTCAAGGTTTGCAAATTCAAGCCTGGTGACGAGAAGCCGAAACCTGGAAAAACCCGTGTCCAGGTTCTTTGTGGCTTTGCACAACCTCCCCCACCAGGAGTAACTCATGGTGTTTGGAAGCTGTTAAATTCAATGAACCAGGACCGAGTGGCCCTTGAAACTAGAAATGACTGGTGCATTTTAGAGTTAGGAAAGCATCTTTACAACAAGTATGGATCAAGAGTTAAAATGCATGAACACATCCGCCAAAAGATGAGGGAGCTTGGAAGACTCCTAATATGTGCGAGAGAGGTTTCCCCCCTTACATCTATTAAAGAGCTCATTCATCCCACAAACTTCATGCATACCATCAATGCAGTTAAAAGGGCTGCTGGCTACAATGAAGAGACCAATGTATTTGAAAAGGCTAGTGTGGCTGTGAAACTTGGACAGAGTCTGAACAAAATCGCAATGCTCATTGAGAGCCACTCTACTATTAGTGGAGATGAAGAGACAGGAAAAATTGCGAACAGCTTTCAACAGCTTTATCAGTCTAGATGGCCTGAATACATTTCTTCAACAGCCCGGCGAACACTGGAGGAAGCAAAGTGGAATTCCCCACAATTACTTCCATTCACTGAAGATGTTAAACTCCTTCATATATATCTTGACGAGCAAGAGAAGACCTATCGCAAACTATTGTTAACACAGCCATCATCTCAGCACTGGGCAAAACTGGCCAAGATCACGTTAACTCAGGTTATGCTTTTCAATCGTAGACGAGAAGGGGAAGTGTCACAAATGCCGTTGTCTGCATACATCTCCAGCAACCAATCGGAGGCTCATCCAGATATTAGCATGGCCCTCACGGATTTAGAAAATAAACTATGTCAGTACTTCAAGCGTGTAGAAATCAGAGGCAAAAGAGGCAGAAAGGTTCCTGTGCTTCTCACACCTTCCATGCAAGAATCAATCAGCCTGCTTATTGAAAATCGGAGTAGGTGTGGAATACCAAATGAAAATCCTTTCCTCTTTGCACGTCCATCTGCAATGACGTTTTTCAGAGGCTCTGATTGCATTCGAGAATTTGCTGTTGCATGCAGCGCAAAAAATCCTCAGACTCTTACTTCAACAAAGTTGAGGAAACAGATCGGGACACTTTCTGAAGTTCTTAATCTTAGCAACACAGAGCTAGATCAGTTGGCAGACTTTCTAGGCCATGACATTCGAGTTCATCGTCAATTTTACAGGTTACCCGAAGGCACCCTCCAACTGGCCAAAATTAGTAAAATTTTTCTGGCCCTCGAAAAAGGACGCTTGGCAGACTTCAAAGGGCGAAATCTTAATGAAATCAACATTGATCCAGAAG AGGAAGTTACAGTGGACAGTGATTTGGAGGAGTCCCCTTCTAGTTTGAAAG AATGCACCACAGTATCATCACCGCAGCACACTGTTTGTGAGAACAGCACACTTCCAGAAGACCCAGTCTCCAAAAAAAAGAGAG GTTACGTTAAGAAGACGGCCTGGAACAAACATGAGATACAGGCTGTGGAGAAGCATATGATGAGGTTTATTAACAACCGCAAAATTCCAGGAAAGGCGGACTGCATGAGGTGTAAAGAGGCGGAACCACTTGCACTTAAAAATAGAGAGTGGTCCACACTTAAATTTTACATCAAAAATCGAATCTCCGCTCTAAACAGAAAAGATCTGCCAAATTAA
- the LOC132143624 gene encoding uncharacterized protein LOC132143624 isoform X1, protein MTAIENCSEDSVTTAGTSRFTAEPPCNDDDNMTAIENCSEDSVTTAGTSLFTAEPLVDYSDSEDEVLCSKIMTSFEKRSVICDDSDDLFEKSSVNSKDDHTDIQDDIRRNHASFAMSEQHSACTTASKRAKNTRARGKIAEYSDGSSEDELSVSEEEYIPDTSESYTSDSSMSFIASPKGKGKKLQTLPVRTSSAVNRIKKFSIKSSGDLGSSQNHDIAKVPDTSSILDSATSVVIPAIIKKRGGLRMYSKKQQCFFCDGAFTKISRHLERKHRNEVEVAKALSHPKGSKERRMQLEYLRNKGNFAYNSTVINTGAGLMIPRKLPKKNLDGESFMHCIYCKGLFLKKTLWRHVKVCKFKPGDEKPKPGKTRVQVLCGFAQPPPPGVTHGVWKLLNSMNQDRVALETRNDWCILELGKHLYNKYGSRVKMHEHIRQKMRELGRLLICAREVSPLTSIKELIHPTNFMHTINAVKRAAGYNEETNVFEKASVAVKLGQSLNKIAMLIESHSTISGDEETGKIANSFQQLYQSRWPEYISSTARRTLEEAKWNSPQLLPFTEDVKLLHIYLDEQEKTYRKLLLTQPSSQHWAKLAKITLTQVMLFNRRREGEVSQMPLSAYISSNQSEAHPDISMALTDLENKLCQYFKRVEIRGKRGRKVPVLLTPSMQESISLLIENRSRCGIPNENPFLFARPSAMTFFRGSDCIREFAVACSAKNPQTLTSTKLRKQIGTLSEVLNLSNTELDQLADFLGHDIRVHRQFYRLPEGTLQLAKISKIFLALEKGRLADFKGRNLNEINIDPEEEVTVDSDLEESPSSLKECTTVSSPQHTVCENSTLPEDPVSKKKRGYVKKTAWNKHEIQAVEKHMMRFINNRKIPGKADCMRCKEAEPLALKNREWSTLKFYIKNRISALNRKDLPN, encoded by the exons atgacagccatagagaactgctctgaggattctgtaactactgcaggcacttcacgattcacagctgag cctccatgcaatgatgatgacaacatgacagccatagagaactgctctgaggattctgtaactactgcaggcacttcactattcacagctgag CCTTTGGTTGATTATTCGGACAGCGAAGATGAGGTTTTGTGTTCTAAAATTATGACATCTTTTGAAAag agatCTGTGATTTGTGATGATTCGGATGATCTCTTTGAAAAGTCCAGTGTAAACAGTAAAGATGACCATACAGACATTCAAGATGACATCAGACGGAATCATGCATCATTTGCAATGAGTGAACAACATTCCGCTTGTACCACAGCATCCAAAAGAGCAAAAAACACCAGA GCTAGAGGGAAGATTGCTGAGTACTCAGATGGTTCGAGTGAAGATGAGTTATCTGTTAGTGAGGAGGAGTATATTCCTGACACATCAGAGAGTTACACATCAGATAGTAGCATGAGCTTTATTGCTTCACCAAAAGGTAAAGGAAAAAAGTTACAGACTTTGCCAGTCCGGACCAGTTCAGCTGTGAACAGAATCAAAAAGTTCAGCATTAAAAGCAGCGGTGACTTAGGGAGCTCCCAGAACCACGACATAGCCAAAGTTCCTGACACATCTTCCATTCTTGACAGCGCAACATCAGTAGTTATCCCAGCTATAATTAAAAAGAGAGGTGGATTGAGAATGTACAGCAAAAAACAACAGTGCTTTTTTTGTGACGGTGCTTTTACAAAAATTTCTAGACACCTGGAACGAAAGCATAGAAATGAGGTAGAGGTAGCGAAAGCATTAAGTCATCCAAAGGGCTCAAAAGAAAGGAGGATGCAACTGGAGTATCTACGTAACAAAGGGAACTTTGCTTACAATAGTACTGTTATTAATACAGGTGCAGGACTGATGATTCCGCGGAAACTGCCCAAAAAGAACCTGGATGGGGAAAGTTTTATGCACTGCATTTACTGCAAAGGACTCTTCTTAAAGAAAACTCTGTGGCGACATGTCAAGGTTTGCAAATTCAAGCCTGGTGACGAGAAGCCGAAACCTGGAAAAACCCGTGTCCAGGTTCTTTGTGGCTTTGCACAACCTCCCCCACCAGGAGTAACTCATGGTGTTTGGAAGCTGTTAAATTCAATGAACCAGGACCGAGTGGCCCTTGAAACTAGAAATGACTGGTGCATTTTAGAGTTAGGAAAGCATCTTTACAACAAGTATGGATCAAGAGTTAAAATGCATGAACACATCCGCCAAAAGATGAGGGAGCTTGGAAGACTCCTAATATGTGCGAGAGAGGTTTCCCCCCTTACATCTATTAAAGAGCTCATTCATCCCACAAACTTCATGCATACCATCAATGCAGTTAAAAGGGCTGCTGGCTACAATGAAGAGACCAATGTATTTGAAAAGGCTAGTGTGGCTGTGAAACTTGGACAGAGTCTGAACAAAATCGCAATGCTCATTGAGAGCCACTCTACTATTAGTGGAGATGAAGAGACAGGAAAAATTGCGAACAGCTTTCAACAGCTTTATCAGTCTAGATGGCCTGAATACATTTCTTCAACAGCCCGGCGAACACTGGAGGAAGCAAAGTGGAATTCCCCACAATTACTTCCATTCACTGAAGATGTTAAACTCCTTCATATATATCTTGACGAGCAAGAGAAGACCTATCGCAAACTATTGTTAACACAGCCATCATCTCAGCACTGGGCAAAACTGGCCAAGATCACGTTAACTCAGGTTATGCTTTTCAATCGTAGACGAGAAGGGGAAGTGTCACAAATGCCGTTGTCTGCATACATCTCCAGCAACCAATCGGAGGCTCATCCAGATATTAGCATGGCCCTCACGGATTTAGAAAATAAACTATGTCAGTACTTCAAGCGTGTAGAAATCAGAGGCAAAAGAGGCAGAAAGGTTCCTGTGCTTCTCACACCTTCCATGCAAGAATCAATCAGCCTGCTTATTGAAAATCGGAGTAGGTGTGGAATACCAAATGAAAATCCTTTCCTCTTTGCACGTCCATCTGCAATGACGTTTTTCAGAGGCTCTGATTGCATTCGAGAATTTGCTGTTGCATGCAGCGCAAAAAATCCTCAGACTCTTACTTCAACAAAGTTGAGGAAACAGATCGGGACACTTTCTGAAGTTCTTAATCTTAGCAACACAGAGCTAGATCAGTTGGCAGACTTTCTAGGCCATGACATTCGAGTTCATCGTCAATTTTACAGGTTACCCGAAGGCACCCTCCAACTGGCCAAAATTAGTAAAATTTTTCTGGCCCTCGAAAAAGGACGCTTGGCAGACTTCAAAGGGCGAAATCTTAATGAAATCAACATTGATCCAGAAG AGGAAGTTACAGTGGACAGTGATTTGGAGGAGTCCCCTTCTAGTTTGAAAG AATGCACCACAGTATCATCACCGCAGCACACTGTTTGTGAGAACAGCACACTTCCAGAAGACCCAGTCTCCAAAAAAAAGAGAG GTTACGTTAAGAAGACGGCCTGGAACAAACATGAGATACAGGCTGTGGAGAAGCATATGATGAGGTTTATTAACAACCGCAAAATTCCAGGAAAGGCGGACTGCATGAGGTGTAAAGAGGCGGAACCACTTGCACTTAAAAATAGAGAGTGGTCCACACTTAAATTTTACATCAAAAATCGAATCTCCGCTCTAAACAGAAAAGATCTGCCAAATTAA